Below is a window of Planococcus rifietoensis DNA.
GGATCCAAGCCGAACGGGGCGGGAGCGCTGACACCCGGTGCTGCCTGTGCTGCGATTGAATCGGTGCACAAGGTCAATAACACATAGTCATAGCGATCACAGAATTCGTCGATGACGGTTTTGGTTAAAGGATCGGTCGAGAGATTTTCTGCGAGAATGTATTGGCATCCGAGTTTATCAGCTTGTTTGAATAAAGCTTTCGTATTGCCAAAAGATTGAATGCCAAGTACCAGATAACCTGCATGGACATCATTCTCGAGAATTTGACGGAACATGGTGCCAGAGGAAGGGGCATCGGCTTCGCGTATATCAAAATGGGCGTCAATGTTGATCAAGCCGAGTGTTTTGTCAGGCCCGATAAATTGGCGCATGCCTAGATAATGGCCGTATAAAGTTTCGTGGCCGCCACCGAGAATGATCGGGGAAGCTGACTTTCTCAACAGGTGTTCGACGTGATTGCCGAGTTCCTGTTGTGCTTGTTCAAGGTTTTTGCCCACGCAGACGATATTGCCAGTGTCGGCCAGTTGCTGGTCTTGTTCAAAATGATAAGGCAAGGAAGCAAGGGTTTTGCGAATTTCATCAGGGGCATGTTTCGCGCCGAGCCGTCCTTCATTTCGGCGGACGCCTTCCTCGCATTCAAAGCCGACAATTGCAAGGGCGTGCGGTTTTACATCATCTTCAGGTTCGACGCAGTCGATAGCTTGATGAAAACGAAAACTGTCGAAATCGGTCTCGCTATCGATGCGCCCTTGCCACAACTGGCGCTTTGCTTGTTCGTGCATAGGGAACGCCTCCAAATAAAAAATGTCTGAAAATACAGTGTAATCCAAGTGTAAAAGAGTTATTCTATTATTACTAATACCAAAAATTTATATTTCTATAGTTTGAAACTATAGAGGAGGCAGCTTATGAACATTCGGCATTTAATTTATTTCACGACTTTAATTGAAGAAGGAACTTTCACGAAAGCGGCAAATGTGCTCCATATCGCACAGCCTTCACTCAGCACCGCCATCAAGAACTTAGAACAAGACTTAGGGCTTGTCTTGTTCGACCGCAAACAGCGCGAACTGACACTGACACGGGAAGGCGAAGTCCTGCATGCCGAAGCGAAAAAATTGCTCAACCACATGGGACACGTGAAAGAGGAAATGAAACGGCTCCAACATCAGGGCCCGATGGAGTTATCGATCGGCATGATCGAATCGTCGAAATTCTGGCTGCCAAAAGTACTGAAGACGATGAAGCAGGAATATCCGGAACTTCATATTGAAATCATCGAAGTGTTGGGCCTGCAAGACATCAACAAAGCCATCAAAAACTACGACATTCATTTCGCCATCACCAATCAGCTGATCTCCGAAAAGGAGGTAGAAGTGCAGCCGATCTACCAGGAGAAATTCGTCGCGTTGCTTCCACGGAGCCATGCACTCGAAAAAAACCGAAGCATCTCCGTCAAAGACCTCGACGGTGAAGACTTCATTATTTTTAAGGAAGGCTTTCAAACGCGAGAAGACATCTTGAATATTTTCCGCCAAGGCGGATCGCGGCCGAATATCCAAATCGAAGTAGAGCGCTTCGAAACAGCTTGCAGTTTTGTCGAGGAAGGACTCGGGGTGACCTTTGTGCCGGAGAGCTATCTTCGCGCAGAGCGGGAGAACGGATTCACAGTCAAGCCGATTGAAGAAAGCAACATCGCGAGGACGGTCTATCTTGCCTATGACCGCAGCCGGTATTTACCGCCGGTTGTGATGCGGGCAATGGGGCTTGTGGAGAAGTTTTTTGCGTAGTGTCCCTGTGCATGACACAATTTATGTGCGACGGAAGTTGCTGGAAGTGTTGGCCTGACTGTGTTTTATGTTTATATGTGACCCGATGCGTCCCTGTGCAAGACACAATTCCGTTGAAAAGACACATGAAAGCTCCAGAATCGCAGAGCATTCTGGACGGATGTAATGTGTGATTTTGCTTAATCATTTTGTAAATATATGTAGAAATACTAAAAAACATGAAGACCCTCTATATTCTCGGAGGTCTTCATGTTTTTTCTGCTTCAATTGTGTGGTGCACAGGGGCGAGTTCGAGTATGCGCAACAGAAAAACTCCGCTATATCAACATTCTCAGTCGTTTCCTGATGGTTGAATTGTGTCGTGCACAGGGACAGAGACAGAAATATGCCGGAAGCTCGCGACATCGAACAATCCCCGGTCGGTCAGTTTCAAATGAGGAATGACCGGCAGCGACAGAAATGACAAAGTCAGGAAGGCGTTGAAATGCGTCGGGGCGCCGATCTGAAGCAAGCTTTTATCGATTGTTTTCAGCTGCTCGTACACGGTGGCGAACGGTTCGTCGGACATCAAGCCGGCGATCGGCAGCGACAAACTCGCCAGGACTTGGCCGTTTTGGACGACGGCGAGTCCGCCTTGTAATTCTTGCAGTGCGCGGATAGCCGCCAACATATCTTCGTCATTTGTCCCGACCTCTATTATATTGTGGGAATCGTGCGCTACGGTTGTGGCGATGGCGCCGTTTTGGAGGCCTAGCCCTTTGACAATGCCGAGGCCGATATTGCCGGTCGCCCGGTGGCGTTCGATGACGGCGATTTTCAAATGTCCGCTTGCCGGATTGGAAACAAACATGCCGTCAGCGACTGGCACTTCTTCGATTAAATGCTGGGTGATTAATTTGTTCGGGTTGATGCCGATAACATGGGCGCTCGTATTTGTGCCCATTGGAATTTGCAGCTTGTCTGCGGACAGTTCGGCAATGCGTACTGTCTCCCGGACAGTGGAAGTTTCGCTTTCTTCCTGGACAGACCCTGCGTAGCGCCCGTCTTTTGCTGCCAGTTGTCCGCCTTTATAGACTTCCGCAATCGTGAAGTTTTCCAGATTATCGAGCAGCACGAAATCTGCATCGTAGCCAGGGGCGATGGCGCCTTTTTGGTGCAGCCCGAAACATTGGGCAGCATTCAGGGTCGCCATTGAAATGGCGGTGATGGGATTGATTCCGTAGCGGATCGCTGTACGGACGTTATGGTCGACGCTGCCTTCTTCGATCAGATCATCGAGATGCTTATCATCGGTGCAGAACAAGCAGCGCTGCGCGTTTTGTTCGGTCACGCCTTCAAGAACCGCGTGGAGATCTTTTGCGACTGAGCCTTCGCGCAGCATGACATAAAGGCCGCGTTCGATGCGCGCTGTCATTTCTTCTTTCGTCACACATTCGTGATCCGTCAAAATGCCGGCGGTGCCGTAGACGTTGATGTCGTTATCCGTGAGGCCTGCTGCGTGGCCGTCAATTTGCCGGCTCAGCAGGAGTTTATCGAGCATTGCGTCGTCTCCTTGAAGCACCGCAGGAAAATCCATGACTTCCGCGAGGCCGAGCACCGAATCGCGTCCGACAAAAGGCATCAAGTCTTCAGCGGACAGCCGGGCACCTGCATTTTCAAACGGCGTCGCCGGAACACAGGAAGGCAGCATCATTTTAATATCGAGCATGGCCTGCTGCGCATCTTTCAGCATGAATTCAAGTCCCGCTGTTCCGCTGACATTGGCGATTTCGTGCGGGTCGGTGATGACCGTCGTCACGCCGTGCGGCAGCACGACTTGTGAAAATTGCTGCGGTGTTACCATTGACGATTCGATATGGACATGGGCATCGATCAAGCCGGGTGCGATGAACTTGCCGGTTGCATCGATCTCCTCACTGCCTTCGTAGTCGCCGATTCCGACAATGACGCCATCGCTGATCGCAACGTCTCCAGTCGTCAAGGTTTTCGTGAAGACATTGACGATCGACGCATGGCGGATGACGAGGTCGGCTTTTTGTTCTTTATTGGCGGCGGTGATTCTGTTTTTCAGTTGGGCTTTTTTCATAGCGTTTTTCGCTCCTTTGGCTCGATCGGGAATTGAATGCGAGTTAAGTTTTGCCTTATTCTACAGCAGAGCGAGCGGAAGCTCTAGAGGAAAAGGGAAAAAACTCTGGTGCTGTCCCTGTGCATGACACAATTTCGACCACTGAAAATGCGTGGAGAGTGGAGGGGAGTGTGAAAACGTCCCTGTGCACCGCACAATTCTGCTGTCGACGACACCATTCAGCGAGCTAACTTCTCCAATTTTAAAGTCAGAATCTGGGAACTACCCCAATCCGCATAAAAGGTGGTAACATATCTACAAGAAAAAGATTCAGAGAATTGCCACGGGGATGGGCAGGTCGAGCGTGCCAAGCAAAGAGACAGATGGCGTAAGGGCTCGGAATGGACCAATGAGTTTCAGATGATGGGGGTAAAAATCATGGGAGAAGCGTGCAAAGTTCTGATTGTCGACGACGAGATGTTGATCAGACAGGGGATTATTAATTATATTGCCTGGGAACAAGAGGGCTTTCAAATTGTTGGGGAAGCTTCGAATGGCAAAGAAGCGATGCAATTGATTGCGGAATTTACGCCGCATATCGTCATCACAGACATCGTCATGCCGATCATGGACGGCATCGATTTGGTGAAAGAAGGAAAGACGGAGTTTCCCGACACCGAATTTATCGTGTTGAGCAGCTTTGAAGACTTTGAATACGTTCGGTCGATGTTCCAAAACGGCGTCGCTGATTATATTTTAAAGCCGAAGTTGAACGGTCCTGAGCTGTTGAAAATATTGAACCGCGTCGTGAACCGCATTCCGGGCCTGCAGCATTGCGTTTCGGCGTCGCAGGCGGAACCGACCACAGAAGAGCTAGTGGAAGGCGTGATTCAAGGGTATCATTTGCCTGTCGACCGGGACGGGCTATCCGATGTTTTGCCGAACAGCCATTTCGCTTTACTGGCAATCCGCGGCAAAAACGCCGCTCCGCTCCAGCTGAAAACGGCTTTGGAACGTTCCATGCTGGAAGAATTGCCGATTCTTATCTTGAATTCCAGCGATGCGGATGCGCTGCTGTTGCTGAATTTCCATCCGCATCAGCTGGAAATCGTCAAACAAGCCATCAAACAGCAGGCAGCCCACTCGCCAGACGCGGCGTGGATGATGTGCGAGCCGGTCGATGCCATCGAAGAGTTAAAGAAAGCGCATGACGAAGGATGCGCGAAGATGAAGAAATATGAATTTTATTTGCCAAAAGACAAGCTGTTCCTCTTCGGGGAATTGCCGCTGGAAAATGAAAAACAAGCGAATTTCGATTTGAATCACTTCATTGAGATGTTCAAGGACCGGCTGTTCAATGCCGCGTTCACCTATCTGGAAAACCATGTCGAGTATTTGGCTGGGCGCTACAACAACGATAGCTTTGAGTTCAAATCGTTTTTAGGCAATATCGTCTTCAATACCGTCGTGCTTTTGGATGCCATGAAATACGACACGCAAGAACTCGAACAGAAAAAATACCGCTATTTTTCGACGATTAACGAAGCCGCCGATGTCAATGAAGCGTTGGGCTTGCTCGATGAGTTCCTCGAAGAAGTGAAGCAAATCATTCATTTGGGGGATAAAGCAGGCGAATCCAATAATCTCGAGATGATTCTCGAGTATATCGAACTTCATTACACGGAGCCGCTGCGCTTGTCGGAAATCGCCAACCATTTCCATTTCAACGCGTCGTACCTGTCTTCTTATTTCAGCACGCACCACAAAGAAGGGTTCAGCGAATACTTGAACCGCGTGCGCATCAAGAAATCGATGGAGCTATTGGAAAACAGCACGGTGTCCATCTCGAACATTAGCGGCATGGTCGGCTATTCGGAGCACAGCTATTATTGCAAAGTGTTTAAGCGCATAACCGGGATGTCTCCAGGCAGCTATCGAAAGGAGCTCCAAGTCCGCAATGAACATGAAGAAAAAGGCCTTTCTCATCTTAAGAAATAACAGCTTGTTCATCAAAATGTTCTTGATCATGGTCATCAGCATCGTGGCGGTGTCCCTATTGATCACGTTCAGTTCAATCCGCATGTCGTCCGATCTGTTCATGGACACCTTCAGTATTTCGAACACAAAAGCCTTGGAGCAGATCGAAACCGAGTTCGAGGATTATAGCTTTGCCATTGTGGCGGCAACGAATGAAGTACAAAACAACGGCACCATCAAACGAGTGCTGACGCAAACAAACGCCACGACCCTGGAAACGTACAGCTCTTATCACGATATCAGCGAGCAGATCGAGCGTATTTACCGGACGGTCGAGTCGTACGATGCCAATATGATCGTGCTTGGCAATAACGAGCGCTTGTACAATGTCAATTACTCGAATTGGCCGGTGTCGTGGGAAGCGCTGCGCAACCACCCGATTTCGCAATACACGATCAACCGCCCAAACCGGCTGTTGTATCAATATTTGCCATCCACGTCGTTCGCGGATGAGCCGATGATTGTCGCGACCAAAGCGTTGATGGAGCGGTCGACCGGCGAGATTTACGGCGTCCTGTATTTCCCGATCCGTGAAGCGCAGCTCAAGC
It encodes the following:
- the hutG gene encoding formimidoylglutamase: MHEQAKRQLWQGRIDSETDFDSFRFHQAIDCVEPEDDVKPHALAIVGFECEEGVRRNEGRLGAKHAPDEIRKTLASLPYHFEQDQQLADTGNIVCVGKNLEQAQQELGNHVEHLLRKSASPIILGGGHETLYGHYLGMRQFIGPDKTLGLINIDAHFDIREADAPSSGTMFRQILENDVHAGYLVLGIQSFGNTKALFKQADKLGCQYILAENLSTDPLTKTVIDEFCDRYDYVLLTLCTDSIAAQAAPGVSAPAPFGLDPLLVRNLISYITRKANIRSFDISEVNPLLDENGRTVKLAAYLVAEAMDGFADKVMEKE
- a CDS encoding LysR family transcriptional regulator, encoding MNIRHLIYFTTLIEEGTFTKAANVLHIAQPSLSTAIKNLEQDLGLVLFDRKQRELTLTREGEVLHAEAKKLLNHMGHVKEEMKRLQHQGPMELSIGMIESSKFWLPKVLKTMKQEYPELHIEIIEVLGLQDINKAIKNYDIHFAITNQLISEKEVEVQPIYQEKFVALLPRSHALEKNRSISVKDLDGEDFIIFKEGFQTREDILNIFRQGGSRPNIQIEVERFETACSFVEEGLGVTFVPESYLRAERENGFTVKPIEESNIARTVYLAYDRSRYLPPVVMRAMGLVEKFFA
- the ade gene encoding adenine deaminase; its protein translation is MKKAQLKNRITAANKEQKADLVIRHASIVNVFTKTLTTGDVAISDGVIVGIGDYEGSEEIDATGKFIAPGLIDAHVHIESSMVTPQQFSQVVLPHGVTTVITDPHEIANVSGTAGLEFMLKDAQQAMLDIKMMLPSCVPATPFENAGARLSAEDLMPFVGRDSVLGLAEVMDFPAVLQGDDAMLDKLLLSRQIDGHAAGLTDNDINVYGTAGILTDHECVTKEEMTARIERGLYVMLREGSVAKDLHAVLEGVTEQNAQRCLFCTDDKHLDDLIEEGSVDHNVRTAIRYGINPITAISMATLNAAQCFGLHQKGAIAPGYDADFVLLDNLENFTIAEVYKGGQLAAKDGRYAGSVQEESETSTVRETVRIAELSADKLQIPMGTNTSAHVIGINPNKLITQHLIEEVPVADGMFVSNPASGHLKIAVIERHRATGNIGLGIVKGLGLQNGAIATTVAHDSHNIIEVGTNDEDMLAAIRALQELQGGLAVVQNGQVLASLSLPIAGLMSDEPFATVYEQLKTIDKSLLQIGAPTHFNAFLTLSFLSLPVIPHLKLTDRGLFDVASFRHISVSVPVHDTIQPSGND
- a CDS encoding response regulator transcription factor is translated as MGEACKVLIVDDEMLIRQGIINYIAWEQEGFQIVGEASNGKEAMQLIAEFTPHIVITDIVMPIMDGIDLVKEGKTEFPDTEFIVLSSFEDFEYVRSMFQNGVADYILKPKLNGPELLKILNRVVNRIPGLQHCVSASQAEPTTEELVEGVIQGYHLPVDRDGLSDVLPNSHFALLAIRGKNAAPLQLKTALERSMLEELPILILNSSDADALLLLNFHPHQLEIVKQAIKQQAAHSPDAAWMMCEPVDAIEELKKAHDEGCAKMKKYEFYLPKDKLFLFGELPLENEKQANFDLNHFIEMFKDRLFNAAFTYLENHVEYLAGRYNNDSFEFKSFLGNIVFNTVVLLDAMKYDTQELEQKKYRYFSTINEAADVNEALGLLDEFLEEVKQIIHLGDKAGESNNLEMILEYIELHYTEPLRLSEIANHFHFNASYLSSYFSTHHKEGFSEYLNRVRIKKSMELLENSTVSISNISGMVGYSEHSYYCKVFKRITGMSPGSYRKELQVRNEHEEKGLSHLKK